A DNA window from Pleurodeles waltl isolate 20211129_DDA chromosome 12, aPleWal1.hap1.20221129, whole genome shotgun sequence contains the following coding sequences:
- the LOC138267622 gene encoding P2Y purinoceptor 4-like isoform X1 encodes MAEITGALRAISTPGNSSTTLMAQGSCHIDESYKYIFLPMCYLFTLVLSLGLNSIILYRSLRRTKQWNSSLIYMFNLALTDFMYGLSLPFLIASYIKRDQWIFGDFMCRLVRFLFYFNLYCSIFFLTCISFHRYLGICHPMKTITMETKKTVRAVCVLVWAVVFALTSPIFRFAKTEFSKNITSCWDDALDSDLLHYVPYGIFLHIVGFFVPFCIIAWCYSRVARTIFRTLRSPQFQSPAPALNKRRKSIKTIMTITLLFALCFLPFHITRTLFLALRASRMVDCQTMSVVSICYKVTRPLASFNAWLNALLYFLTKDKWGQNCLKPCKPENESKSSGNIFKPLP; translated from the coding sequence ATGGCAGAGATAACTGGAGCACTCCGGGCCATCAGCACCCCCGGGAATTCCAGCACCACCCTCATGGCCCAGGGATCCTGCCACATCGACGAGTCGTACAAGTACATTTTCCTGCCCATGTGCTACCTGTTCACCTTGGTGCTGAGCTTGGGCCTGAACTCGATCATCTTATACCGCTCCCTGCGGAGGACGAAGCAGTGGAACTCTTCTCTTATATACATGTTCAATTTGGCGCTCACTGACTTCATGTACGGGCTGTCGCTGCCCTTCCTCATAGCCAGCTACATCAAAAGGGACCAATGGATATTTGGGGACTTTATGTGCCGGCTAGTCCGCTTCCTCTTCTACTTCAACCTGTACTGCAGTATCTTCTTCCTCACCTGCATCAGCTTCCACCGCTACCTGGGCATCTGCCACCCTATGAAGACCATCACCATGGAGACCAAGAAGACCGTGCGTGCTGTCTGCGTGCTGGTCTGGGCCGTTGTTTTTGCCCTCACCAGCCCCATCTTCCGCTTCGCCAAGACTGAGTTCTCCAAGAACATCACCAGCTGCTGGGATGATGCCCTGGACAGTGACCTCTTGCACTATGTGCCCTATGGCATCTTTCTGCACATAGTCGGCTTCTTTGTGCCTTTCTGCATCATTGCCTGGTGCTACTCCCGCGTGGCCAGGACCATCTTCCGCACCTTGCGCAGCCCGCAGTTCCAGTCTCCGGCCCCTGCCTTGAATAAGAGGCGCAAGTCCATCAAGACTATCATGACAATCACGCTGCTCTTTGCCCTCTGCTTTCTGCCTTTCCACATCACCCGCACGCTCTTCTTGGCGCTCAGGGCCAGCCGGATGGTGGACTGCCAGACCATGAGCGTGGTGTCCATCTGCTACAAGGTCACCAGGCCTCTTGCCAGCTTCAATGCATGGCTTAACGCTTTACTCTACTTCCTAACCAAAGACAAATGGGGTCAGAACTGCCTAAAGCCCTGCAAGCCAGAAAATGAGTCCAAGTCTTCAGGCAACATCTTCAAGCCGCTGCCGTGA